The sequence below is a genomic window from Lytechinus variegatus isolate NC3 chromosome 3, Lvar_3.0, whole genome shotgun sequence.
CAGTCAAAGAAGAATATTGTCTGTTAAGAGGGGGCTTCGGTTTATCCCAGAGGACGGGCAAGTGACCCCCTGAGCTCCCTTATCCCCatctctctcccccccctctTTCCTCCACTTTAATTCTCTCTCCGTTCTCTCCcgcctcccctccccctctctctttattcaTGGATCTATAGGTCCATGCTTATCTTGCATTACATTTTATTCCTCAATAATCGAATTCGATGGGATAcgccaaaatctttttttaatatttattgaaaatatttacaattcacttaaaataatatattgacAATGCAATCACTGTAAAATACGGTGATATTGCAAATATAAAGGCAAATTGTTTTAGGCTTATAGTCTGTTGGTTGGTTATTGTATATAGTTCGTGATGGTTATTACGAGCTCAAAACTGTGGTACACCAAACTGTGGACTCGAGTGAAAGCAATAACATTTTGGGGGAAGTGCTACATCAGACATTTTAACATTCGAAATATAAAATActtatagaaataaaaaaaacttagttctcgaaatgaaaaaaagaagaagaacttTCATTGAAAAATCTATATATTAGGGTGCAGTATTCGTCATTGGTACACCATCATACTTAAGAATGTCATCTTATTTGGTATTTGCCTTGAAGattgaaattatattcaatTATGGCCAATTGTTTCAGACACTACTTTCAAAAAGTTGCGGAATATAGGGTCAAGTGCATGAAAGGATTAATCTTTCGTGTCATcgaatcattttgaaatatattgtgAACAATTAGAATCATTTGACATTAAATCAGAAATATACATTATTGATCATTAAATCATTTGATGAAGGTGGATTGTCATTGCAGGCAAATATGCTTGGAATATGGAAATATTCAATTTAAATCGATTTCTATATGATGTTAAAGATAACACATTTATAAACAACTGTTTCCATTCACTTCAAGAGATGAATATAATGTATTGCAAgcaattaattgatttatcatttaatacatatttttatatattcctCTCCATATATACAAAATAAGGATTTCTTTGGACGTTCAAGATGCGGTAACTCTGTTGTAATTAAGCTTAGTAGATGCCCACAGTGTGCCACTATCCACTGTGTGTTTAATTCGAGCGTTTCAACATTGTAAATTACCGTGTACACGATGTTAAACCAAGGAAAGCGACATGAACGCAAtctgaacacactttgaacacactggcccgtattctgaagtctggtttaactcaaactcaggtttaaagttgcggtttaagtatggacagccaattgttacagaAATCACTAACAGCAGAgctatcatatttcagctcatttggttCTCAAATCATTCGTacttgtctaggaagtatagatagatgattgtcttcaccatcgatgaatcacaggaaagagcacagtaaacataagaaacataaacttaatatattttttacccttttggcttcccatatttttagcacagagttggaccatggtctaagttaaacctgacttcagaatattaGCCACTGAACACACTCACACTGAGACCATGCACACTCataacacactgtgaatacactgcaaacatcctcaaaacaaagtctgtgaatacactgtgaacacaatatGAAGACCAAGTGATTACAATGTGAAGGCACTGTGAACAAACTTAATTCACTGTAAATCACGCTGTGAACAGAATGTGAACACGTTGTAAACATTATGCGAACATGGCGTGGGAACGatttattttcaaccaaaaaaaGGGTTAAcctattttaatatatttattattatactcAAAATTCTGTTTTCGTTTTGATCGTTTATATGCAAATCAATTCGATTTTACAGTGTTTCAAAACATTCATTCCCCTGACAATTTATCTGAACCTTTCCATAAGTAAACTAAATATGAGATAACTTCAACATCATTCGATGTAGTTTAACGCTTCATCCTCATGAAACGAATTCAGAATTAATACAATTCCAagacccgtattctgaagtcgggtttgatATAAACTCTGGTTaatgtggtttaactatggaaagccaaatgtgACATACTGTACTCCTCTCATTGTAGAGGATCAATTACTCAAATCATTGGTAAGTGTCTATAGGAATGATAAATAAGATAGTTGGCTTCAAAAGAATTAGGAGAGAGCACATAGACACAATGTAAACATCATTTTGACATGTTcggctttccataatttattCACAGGGTTAGACCATGTAAAATTGGACTCCAGAATATAAGctaatatatttacaatattgACCTTCCCATCGACCTTTCGAGTCAttgcaaacacacacacacaaacatttttttaatgtcttgGTTCAACAGCTTGGTCCAATTTATCATTTAAATTACAGACACACTCTTACATGGACATCATAACCGATCCTACATGTCCTACCGCACATCCAAATAGGCCTTTTAGATAGAAATACATGCTGTAAAAACCTTTTGATTAGTTAATTAGCGGGTCTTGGCAAGGTAAACTTTGCTTTCCCTACTCACATCAGTAggacacaaatatatttttgaaatgcgTTTATGGCGGAAATCGAAAcaatttttgttcatggaaaTACGGAAATACGTTATTACATATGCGAAGACTCTTGTGCCAGTCTCGTATACGGATCTGAAACTTTACTCTACATCCGAGGACATCTTATATCGTTTGGCACTGATCTTTTCTAAACTTTACATTATGCCATGTACATGGCCATGAATGCCGATgcaaagaaagggaaaaaatgggACCGTCACAAGCTATGGTTCAGCGTAATGAGGACATCCTATGTGACTTGTGTCCTCGGTTTAAGTTCGAGTATGTGCCCTCCTTTTCCATCAGGGTTAAGTACATATCGACCCACGAACACAGTCACAAACTTACACAAACGCGTGATGAACACATCCACACATACCCACATGTCGACACAAAAGCACACATTATGGAGGATCTGCACCTGGACCATgtccatattaaaaaaaatatccacatTATTAAACATTTCTTTGACCAGTTCCAAGTACGACTATACTCTGGAAAGAGGACTGTACTCAacggaagaagaagaagaataaatatGACCAAAGGGTCTGTGTAGTTCCTTCGATTGTCTCATTAGGATAGGGTCCAGATGATCTTCCTTAACTGTAAGGTAAGAAGTCAATCCGATAAAGGTTAATGAATCGGTCGGAGACGATAAGTTTGTAGTACTTCCGGGTGAACCCTAGTTCCGATCGATCACGGGCCCGCTGTCGATGTATCGATACACCTCCCCGCATGGAGAATGGTTTCTGTAGACGCTATGATACCTCGACATCGCACTAAGTTAAATGTACATTCGCTTTGGTAGGTTCCTACGGTCGTGCATACCGGCTCTAGTACCAGGTCACACGAATCTGGACATGGCGTCGTCATCGCGGGGGCCATCGTCGTGGTCGTTGCCGTAGTCGTTCTCCTTGTCGTTGGAGCTGGAGTAACACGAGGGGTTGGTTTAATTCTCCTGGTAGTAGGGACTCCTATAGAATAAGACAGACATTTTGGAGAACTGAGTGTTGTGAACAACATAAGGAACTGTAAAAGTATATGACCACAGTCATATCTACGGAACCAACTCCCATGACTCCAGACCAATCTATCTATAATTTTCAGTGTCACACGATTGGTTTTGGAGACTGGCGTTTCCGTGATTAGTTGAGTAAAGATTATCGAGTTTTCGCAACGTTATGCAGACGCTTTGTTGAAAATCTATTGAAATGCCCCTCAATTAGAGGTCAGTGTGGAAATTGGTGAGCCTGGACACTAAGGAGATCCTTCTAAATCCCGGAGCAGGCGACAATGTTGCTTGTTTAGAGTCCTGGGgcgcgtttcatgaaaggacttgtcggacgttttatccgacaagtcctgttttatccgacagttaccatagtaacactgcttctcagccaatcaaaatcaaggaagatgtcagatctgacaacttgtcggacaaaaatcttgatgaaacggtccctggacgacactgctgtttggATTTagcgattttcgacaaaggctacTTTGTGgtgaagggtttttttttaacaatagaTATACGTTTAGAAAGCGTCTGCGTAGTGGTTGCGGAGACTCCCTATACTGCCCTTTCACACAGACAAAACAAGACCCCAAACCGACCACGTATGCCATTCGAAGCAACGTTAAACTTTTGATCGGTCAAGAGATGGATCAATAGGTGTGACTGCAACTTCATTCATAATCAAAAGCGATGTCAAGTATACATTTAGTAAGGATGGAGTTAAAACTCCcagctttttttatttaattttttaaatctttataTCTGCATTACTCTTTGACAGACTTTCATCAAAgctttattaattattattgtctTTATTTATCCTGCTTTTATTGAACTCATCTTATCGACAGAGTAAAATTACTTTCCACAAGAACATGCTCTctcttctgttttgtttttgcattttcttattatttatttattattattatttcattttatttcatttattcattcatttttttatttttatttttttatttatttattattattattattatcatttgtttggGGGGAGCTCGCCTGAATAGTAGAGGTAGACTATTGACGTCGTTAACATCTTAACAAAGGTTTAAAAGGGTAAAGTTTCTGAAatgccatcataacttagaaagttcaCCATTTTGGGGGTATCAACGTcgaaatctattttttttaaacaagcaACATGACCATGATGACCCGACATTAATTCGTCTGTTATTAAACTAATAagtccattcatttttttttaatacgatGTAACTTACGAGTTGTGACCGGTGGGCGTGTCATACAAGCTCCCCAATGCACTACTCTCGACTGAACATTCCCATTCAAACAGGCGACTTGTCGAAGGTGGCATTCCGATCTAAATGTTGTCCTGTATATACCACCAACGACACCACACACAGTAGAACTCGGATCAGGGTTTGGATGGCATCTTGGACAATAAGTTTGGGCTgcaaccaaagaaaaaaaatgaaaacataaaaaatgtaacTTGTTTTATATGTGTTTCTCCGAGCTTAAAAGAAGGAAATCGGtaccatgacatttgctccggcgacaattgctccactctACATTCCACACAATGACTAATCGAATGACAAACTTTAACCCTGGGCTTAACACTATATACCCTGTCCTcaacctacccccccccccaaaaaaaaacacatcttaGAAGAAATTAAGCCCAGAGCATTTGTCGCAGGaacaaatgtcgtgtcaccagaGAACCAACTGCATGTAATATTCAACACTAGGgtttaatgaataaattattttctatCACAGTCTACCTTTTAAGCCATGAAGGGTTAGAGTCATGCAATATTAGGGAGGTTTCGCAACTACTACACAGACACTTTGTGGAACGTTGAGAATGTATTGTCAAAAGACCTTTATCATTCTTCGTCGAAAGTCGGTGAATCAAAAAAGCAGTGCcatcctggactctggacaaaccaaattatttgcaatttttcatgaGCTCCGAATCTTAGGacgattttcgacaaagtcaTTTAAGCTGTCCATTGttatttgacgggcattttcaattgATTTACTGTGTTGTAGAATCCGTTCCAGTTGCAATTGCGAAAAATCGCTATGAGGGAGCTTGCAACACATGACGGATGAGAAAGAAGATCGATTGGCTGCCCATGCTTAGTCAAAGGCTCTCCATGACAGAGCATGAGCAGAACggtttttttcttaatttcagcTTTCCTTCCTCCATGCCATTCGTGATGTTTTCGTATATAGACTCCCTTACATCTGGACTTAAACAAACTAAGTACAGTTAAATTttaaagtgcttcatgtgttttcTTCATGTTATGATACAGAAATGGAATACAAATAAAGTGATTTcgatatttttcattatgtttttgtTGTGCTAACTTGTGCAACAAGCTACACCTCcctcattttgtaaatttcaagAAACTATACGCTTACCTGGTACTTGTTCCTCTGAACTGTCATCATCCGTACCTTCTTCACTATCATCTCCGTTGCCATGGAGAATGATGCATGCCAAGAGGATGATGACGTATGGAgccttcatctctctctctccgttCTCGAATAAAGGTCtgtaaataatgagaaaaaaatagtttcacAACGGTTACCAGTGTATTTTTCATGCTTTACTCAATAACGTGATCAATTAATCCAATTCTTTCATCATTGTATTAAATCATTCACGGTATTCGAATGTAAATAATTAtagataattatcattttagtgatttcaatattgCCACAATTATGTGACAATTATTAGTATGATTTAGATTCGTGATGTTATCATCTGTTAAATATAATACTATAAATACGAAATCCAGTTGTGAATCGTAAACTCCCCAGTGGATCTCGTCATCGACCGTTGTATCCTTTTTCACGACCATTAGATCAATATTGTGGTAACGAAATTTCCTTTCAGCGAGGCCTAATTcttggttattattattagaacaATTTTCCAACAAACACTTCATGATACCATGAAAATCGAAGTCTattttgatttataatgatgtgAGTCATAATGGTAACacgggaattttttttttgaaaaaatcttAATCCAAGCTTTCGATTAACAAGTTTAATCCATGCATCATCAAATCTAAAGGAAATGAATATAAGCGTAAGAGTAATTTCACAAACGGTTAAAGAAGATTCTAGCCAAGAATAACAGACCTGCTGACATCAAGATTCAAGAGTCTCGATATAGCACCCGAATAATCTCATCTTCTTAGATGACTAAGTTTTGATACTTCATGACTAACGCGCTCATGAGCCCTCCGAAAGCACCCTTTATTATTTAGAAAGATTAAACACATCTTAGAGAGGGCGGACATGAAATCGATGATGATTCACCGATTCACACCGGTCTAGTGATAAATCAACACAGACAGCTAATCAAAACCAGGGCACACGTGGAGTAAGAGGGTTGAAACAATCTGTCACTTTTAGAGTATTTGTTGTGAGGAAAGTTTTGAAGCCTTCCTCGACCTCCATCAAGAGGCCCTCTTTTGAATCTTCTAACAGAACAGAACTACATTGGTCACTGGCGTATAGAAGAGGGTTTGGGGTGGGGGCTTGGggccgccccccaaaaaaagagttaaaaagcaaaggaaggaaaagggtgaagtatgatttcattgtttgatattatggcaaaatctatcacaaaatttgatatttttgtgtaatttttaagaaaattgttGCTGCATACGCTCTGTCTTGTCCCCTAAATTTGTTGCCTCATTACGCTATTGGTATTGGCGCAAATTATTCAAGATTTCGTTCAAAGTGATACACAATAATCAGAAGACCTGAGTGTTAGtacttttcacaaaattgattttctATTTCACTTTTAATTAATCAGCTTTCAAACAATATTCCCTCTTATATTTGTCATGCCCATTCTGTCAATTcttggacaattttttttaaaatcaatagaAGCAGCAGCCGCAGAatcaaatgataattatgataatagtaaaatATATGATTGAATaactaaatcaaataaaaaaaatatccatggATATTATATACGTGGTTTTATCCACATAATTCGGGGTaccttttgttttcttcagtTAGCTTAAGTTTGAATTCATGATGACTAATTAAAAATACTATATTATATTGTTATCGGACATGAGGTGGGATATCCTGTAATTTGACAGGGAGTGCTACCCTAATTTGGCAATTAATATTTATGACGTTTGgaggaaaatccaacaaattGGTTTTGATACAGACGTAACTATATTTTTTCTGAGAATATAAATCGTAAGGGAAATTATCGTTCGTTTTCAAAATTTGTGAACTCTGGAAATGATCAACAAGAGgaaacaatttattttcattctgtaAGCAGTTCCTGTCCTTATTGCGTATAATTCAGATCATGGTTTTCCACTAACTTACTTCTATTCTTGCTTTTCacggtgaaaaaaaataaagtgataaTTCAGTTGAATGAAATGTAATTAATAGATCCTGtaatatttatgaatatatatattcataattgAGAAACCaaagtaaaacaaataaaaactaCGAACAAATACATGGGCATTTCAAATAAAGTAATTGAATCAATAATTATTAGTCAAGTGACAATGGCAAAGAACATTAACCGCTTAACATACTTAAGCAGAAGCACCTACGCCCCCTCGATAAGAATATTAACTGACCAAATTACTTATATCCCGATTATGTTAATTGCCGTGTAAATTAGCCTTCCATTTATTAatactattttgtattttgtgcaATGAACTAGTTAACTATTTTTTCGTAAACCTCTAAACGATTAGCTACGTTCAGGATAGTTGATCCAGTAGCACGTCACGGAAAACCTTTCCCATCAACATTATCCAGTTTAGTCTCACATGCATTAAGCCGGGCACAATTTCGTTCATTCTGATTCATCCCCTCTCTGTAAtcaatttgaagtgaaattaGTCCCGGATTTAGGCTTACGTCACTCTTAAATAAATGTCTTCCGCACTGATGGCACGCGTCATCGGGAGGCAGAGTGAGTAATGATATTAAACcgaattaatgaaataatgttcTCCATTATATTCAA
It includes:
- the LOC121411687 gene encoding uncharacterized protein LOC121411687, giving the protein MKAPYVIILLACIILHGNGDDSEEGTDDDSSEEQVPAQTYCPRCHPNPDPSSTVCGVVGGIYRTTFRSECHLRQVACLNGNVQSRVVHWGACMTRPPVTTRVPTTRRIKPTPRVTPAPTTRRTTTATTTTMAPAMTTPCPDSCDLVLEPVCTTVGTYQSECTFNLVRCRGIIASTETILHAGRCIDTSTAGP